Proteins encoded within one genomic window of Saccharopolyspora pogona:
- a CDS encoding MFS transporter has protein sequence MSSSIIDDQPYGRFHRKLFFLSAGGPFLDGYILSVIGVAITGATRELGLTSFAEGLVGAAALVGVLVGGFVFGWVTDRVGRQVMYTIDLIALVAASALSLFVTEAWQLVLLRFVAGVAVGADYPIATSLLAEWLPAHRRGRTMGALVAAWFVGASASYAVGYLVAAAGGADLWRWILASAAIPGLIILLARIGTPESPRWLLRHDRPQDAAEAIRTALGRYPTEQELARLAETEPAKSSRLSDVFTGGYLRRTLFVGGFWLCQVAPAFAIWTFYPMILGAYGFEAGDTVLLWSMVVSLVTLAGCVPCIRWVETYGRRPVIIWTFVGVTVSMAALGSFPGMAAALAILMFVVNALAQGGGNILQWIYPTELFPTDIRASAVGVASAISRIGAAAGTY, from the coding sequence GTGAGCAGTTCCATCATTGATGACCAGCCCTACGGGCGCTTCCACCGCAAGCTCTTCTTCCTCTCCGCTGGCGGGCCGTTCCTCGACGGCTACATCCTCAGCGTCATCGGCGTGGCCATCACCGGGGCGACGCGCGAGCTGGGGCTGACGTCCTTCGCCGAGGGCTTGGTCGGTGCCGCGGCGCTGGTCGGCGTGCTGGTCGGCGGGTTCGTGTTCGGTTGGGTGACCGACCGGGTCGGCCGGCAGGTCATGTACACCATCGACTTGATCGCCCTCGTCGCCGCTTCGGCGCTGTCGTTGTTCGTGACTGAGGCGTGGCAACTCGTCCTGCTGCGCTTCGTCGCCGGGGTGGCGGTGGGGGCCGACTACCCGATCGCCACGTCGTTGCTCGCCGAATGGCTGCCCGCGCACCGACGGGGCCGCACGATGGGAGCCCTGGTCGCCGCGTGGTTCGTGGGTGCATCCGCGTCCTACGCGGTGGGCTACCTCGTGGCTGCCGCCGGCGGGGCGGACCTGTGGCGCTGGATTCTGGCCAGTGCGGCGATACCGGGCTTGATCATCCTGCTGGCCCGGATCGGAACACCGGAATCCCCTCGCTGGCTGCTGCGCCACGACCGCCCGCAGGACGCGGCGGAAGCGATTCGCACGGCGCTCGGCCGCTACCCGACGGAGCAGGAACTCGCGCGCTTGGCGGAGACCGAACCGGCGAAGAGCTCCCGACTGTCCGATGTGTTCACCGGAGGTTACCTGCGGCGCACGTTGTTCGTCGGCGGGTTCTGGCTCTGCCAGGTCGCGCCCGCGTTCGCCATCTGGACCTTCTACCCGATGATCCTCGGTGCCTACGGGTTCGAAGCAGGCGACACCGTGCTGCTGTGGTCCATGGTGGTCAGCCTGGTCACCCTGGCCGGCTGTGTGCCGTGCATCAGGTGGGTGGAGACCTACGGGCGCAGACCCGTCATCATCTGGACCTTCGTGGGTGTGACCGTGTCGATGGCGGCGCTGGGTTCGTTCCCCGGTATGGCCGCCGCACTGGCAATCCTGATGTTCGTCGTCAACGCGCTCGCCCAGGGCGGCGGCAACATCCTGCAGTGGATCTATCCGACAGAGCTGTTCCCCACCGACATCCGCGCGTCCGCGGTCGGCGTGGCCAGCGCGATCAGCCGCATCGGTGCGGCCGCGGGCACTTATTGA